CCGAGCAGGGCCACGTGATCGCCGGCTCTCCCGAGACCGTCCGCCAGCGGATGGAAGACCTGATCAAGGGCCTCAACGTCGGCAACATCTTCTGCCTGATGCATGTGGGGAACATGCCGGCCGACAAGTGCATGTATTCCACCAAGCTGTTCGCCGAGAAGGTGATGCCCAAGCTGCGGAACATGTTCCCCGACTGGGACGACGACAACCGCTTCTGGACCAGTCCCCTCGACAAGCGGGTGACCGCCGGCCGCCTGCCGAAGGAGGCGCCCACCGGCGCCGACCTCGCCAAGACCTACGCTTGAGGGGACGACGAACATGGAACTGAAGACCGTCCAGACCCGGCACGTGCCCGTTCGCTACCTGGAAGGCGGCTCGGGCCCCGACCTGGTGTTTCTGCATGGCGCGGGCGGCGTAACGGCCGAGGATCCGTTCCTGAACGCCCTGGCCCAGACGCACCACGTCTATGCGCCGCTGGTCCCGGGCTATGGCGACAGTGAGGAATGCCCCGAGATCCGCGACATGCTGGATTTCACCCTGCACGGCTGGGACGTGGTCGAGGCGCTTGGCCTGAAGGATCCGATCCTGGTCGGCCACTCCATGGGCGGCATGATCGCCGCGGAAATGGCCGCCCTCGCGCCCCACGACGTCTCGCGCCTGGCCCTGATTTGTCCGGCGGGGCTGTGGGACGACGACCATCCCGTCGCGGATCTCTTCTCGCTGATGCCCTACGAGATGCCGCAGATGCTGTTCCATGACGCGGAGGCCGGCGCCGCCATGCTGACCGCCGGGCGCAATGTCGAGGACCCCAACTTCCTGCAGACCTATCTGGTGACCAATGCGCGCCAGCTCGGCATGGCCGGCCGCATCCTGTTCCCGATCCCGGAGCGGGGCCTGGCCCAGCGGCTCTACCGGATCAAGGCCAGGACTGTCGTCGTCTGGGGCGACAGCGACCGCCTCGTGCCCCCCTTCTACGCCCACGGCTTCAAGAAGGGGATCGCCGGCGCCGAGCTGGTCTCGATCCCCGAGGCCGGCCACATGGTGATCCTGGAGAAGACCGGCGCCGTGGTGGAGGCGGTCAACCGGCTGGGCTGAGCCGCTTGCCGTGGCGTCGATTGCGGCGCTCAATGACGGTCGGGGGATGCGAAGGGAGAAGCCTATGAGCGTCTACCGTGTCACCGAGATCATCGGCACGAGCGAAACCGGCTGGGAGGATGCGGCCAAGCAGGCCCTGGCCGCGGCGGCGGGGTCATTGCGCGAGCTTCGGGTCGCGGAGGTGACCAAGCTCGATATCACCCTGGGGGCCGACGGGAAGATAGAGTCCTTCCGCACCAAACTCAGCGTCAGCTTCAAGTACGACCCGAGCTAGGGCTCCGCAGCGAGACTTCGCCGGGGACTCAAGGCTAAGCTAGGCCGGACGGCGAACGCTGCGGGAGGGACTCTTTGAAGCATCTTGCGCTGCTCGCGCTCGCGGGTTTGATCCTCTGCGCCTGCGGGGCGAAGGAAGGGCCGCCGGCCGACCCGGCGAGCCTCGCCCCGACTGACGCCCGGCTGGCGGGCCTGTACGAGGGCTCGTGCAAGGCCTGCCACGTCAATCCGCAATCGGGCGCGCCGCTCATCCACGACGCCAAGGCCTGGGCGCCGCGCTGGAAGCAGGGAGAGGACGTGCTGAGGGATCACGTGATCCAGGGCTTCAAGGCCATGCCGGCCGGCGGGCAATGCGCCGCCTGCACCCCGGACGACTTCCAGGCCCTGACCCGGTTCATGGCGGGCAAGTCGTGATCTCGCGGCGCGCGGCCTTGGCCGCCGGGGCCGCCGGCGTCGTGGGCGTGGGAGCGGGCGGAACCTACCTGGCGACCCGCGACAAACCCGAGCCGCCGTCCCCGCCCAGTCTGGACGCCGACAACCGCCTGCTCTGGCGCAACTGGTCGGGGATCGAGCACGCCTATCCCGCCGCCCGCCTGGCCCCGACGTCGGAGGCCGAGGTCGCCCAGGCGCTCAGGACCGCTGTCGGGCCCGTGCGCGCCGTCGGAGCCGGCCATTCCTTCACCGCCCTCGTGCCCACCTCCGGCAGCCTGATGACCCTCGACGGTCTCGCCGGTGTCGAGCGCTGGGAGGGCGACGAGGCGGTGGTCTGGGCCGGGACCCGGCTGGGCGCGCTGGGCCCCGCGCTGGCCGAGCGCGGCCGGGCCATGGCCAACCTGCCCGACATCAACAAGCAGTCCCTGGGCGGCTGCCTGGGCACCGCCACCCATGGCACGGGGAAGGCGCTGAAGGCCATCCACGGCGACGTCACCGCCCTGCGCCTGGCCACCGTCTCGGGCGATGTCCTGGACTGCGACGCCAATCAGAACGCGGACGTCTTTCAGGCCGCCAAGGTCTCGCTGGGCGCCTTGGGCGTTATCACCCAGGCACGGCTCGCGACCACGTCCAACCGCCGCCTGCACCGCCGCGTCTGGATCGAACCGCTCGAGGCCATGGTTGAGGCGGCCGAGGCGCGCTGGGACAAGCATCGCAATTTCGAGTTCTACGCCGTGCCGTTCACCGACCTAGCCGCCGGGATCAGCCATGACGAGACCGACGCCGCCGCGACCGTGCGGGCGGCCTCCACCGACGACGCCTTTCTCGAAGTGCTGAAGCAACTCCGCAATCTGACGCGGTTCTCCACTCCGATGCGCAAGGCCGCGGCCAAGGCCCTGCTTGGCTCCGCCGAGCCGGAGGAGGCCATCGACGAGGGCTGGAAGCTGCTTTCCACCGAGCGGCCCGTGCGCTTCAACGAGATGGAGTTCCACCTGCCGGTCGCCACCCACATGGCGGCGCTGAAGGAGGTGGTGGCCGCCATCGAGACCCACCGCCGCGACGTCTTCTTTCCCATCGAGGTTCGCCGCATCGCCGCCGACGAGGCCTGGCTCTCGCCCTTCCAGGGTGGCCCGCGCGGCTCCATCGCTGTCCATTGTCACTACAAGGACGAGTACGACTTCCTGTTCAGCCTGATCCAGCCGATCCTGCGCAAGCACGGCGGCCGCCCGCACTGGGGCAAGCTGCACAGCCTGAAGGCGACCGACCTGGCCGCCCTCTATCCGAACTGGACGGACTTCCTGGAGGTCCGCCGCCGGCTTGATCCGGAGGGGCGGCTACTGAACCCGTATCTGAAGGGTCTGTTCGGGGTCTGACCTAGATCCGCTCGATGATCGCGGCCGGAGCCATGCCGCCGGCGGCGCAGAGGGTGGCCATGCCGACGGTCAAGTCGCGGCGTTCCATCTCGTCAAGCAGAGTGCCCAGGATCATGGCCCCGGTTGCGCCGATCGGATGGCCGAGCGCGATGGCCCCGCCATTGACGTTGACGATGTCCGGGTTGACGTCGAGGTCGCGCATGAACTTCAGCGGCACCACGGCGAAGGCTTCGTTGATCTCCACCAGCTGGATGTCTTTCATCGACATGCCGGCCTTGCGCAGCGCCTTGCGGGCCGCCGGACCGGGGGCGTTCAGCATCAGCTCCGGAGAGTCGCCTGCCGTGGCGATGGAGACGATCCGCGCCCGCGGCTTCAGGCCATGCGCGCGGGCATAGTCCGGCGAGGCGATGACCACCGCGCCCGCGCCGTCCACCACGCCAGACGAGTTGCCGGCATGGTGCACGTGGTTGATCTTCAGGTCGGGATAGGTGGCCTCCACCAGGCGGCGGAAGGAGAGGCCTTCCTCGTCCAGCGGCATGTCGTAGAGGGCGGCGAAGGCGGCCTTGAGCTGGCCCAGGCCCTCGAGGGTGGTCTGGGGCCGCGGATACTCCTCGTTGTCGAGGGCAAGCGATCCGTCGTCGTTGTAGACCGGGATCAGGCTCTTGGAGAAATAGCCGTTGGCCAGGGCATGGGCCGCGCGCCGCTGGCTCTCGACCGCCAGCTTGTCCACGTCTTCGCGGGTGAAGCCCTCCAGGGTCGCCACCACGTCGCCGCACACGCCCTGGTGGGGCTGCGGATGGATGGCGCGCAGATGGGTGTTCAGGCTGTCGAGGGTCGGGCCGGCCTGCCGCTTCAGGGTCGAGCCGTGGGACATGCTCTCCACGCCGCCGGCGATCACCAGGTCCTGGGCGCCGGACATCACGCCCATGGCCGCCAGGTTCACGGCCGTCAGGCCCGAGCCGCAGAAGCGGTCCAGGCTCATGCCGGGCGCCTCGACCGAGTAGCCGGCGTCCAGCGCCGCCATCCGGGCGATGCAGGAGCCCTGCTTGCCGCTCTGGGTGCCGCAGCCGGCGATGACGTCGTCGACGTCGGCGGTGTTCAGGCCGTTCCGCTCGGCCAGCGCCTTCAGCACCGTCGAGAGGATCCGCTGCGGGTGGACATTGGCCAGCCCGCCCTTGTCCACCTTGCCCACGCCCCGCGGCGTGCGCGCCGTATCGATGATCCAGGCCTCGCCCATCGGAATATCCTCGCCTTGTCGCACCGCCTCGCGGGCGGAATTCGCCAGGACATTGGCCCCCCGTACGCCACGGCAGGCCAGCGGAATTTCGCGCCGAACGAAAAAGGGCCGCCCCGCAGGACGGCCCCCGATCGATCCGTGGACCCTTCGCCTCAGGCCAGGACGCGGGTCTCGCGGCGGCGGCGCAGGGCCGAGCCGGCCAGGCCGAACCCAGTGATCATCATGGCCCAGGTCGCGGGCTCCGGGACCGCGCTGCCCATGCCTTCCAGATTCACCCGAACATTGTCGATGCTGACATTGCCCTCGACGCTGTCGCCAATGAGCGAGAAGCCGCCGATGCCGTTGGTCGAGGTGACCGAGAAGTGATTGTAGGAGCCCGGGTCGCTGTAGGCGCCGGGATTGTAGGGGAGCACGACGGACAGGAGCGTGGCCCCGGCCAGGTCCCAGATCCGCAGCGTGGGGGTGGCGTATGCGGCGATGTCGATATCGAAGCTCGACAGGGTCGCGCCGAACGCGGCGTCGAAACTGATCACCGAGTCCGTGCCGTTACCCAGGCCGTCCGCGATCCAGAGGCCGTCGGGGTTGTTTCCCCGGTCGCCGCCCGCGCCGTAATAATTCTGAAGATTGGAATTGGTCGCTAGCCAGCCCGATTCCCACGCGGGGAACGGGGCCTCGAAATCCTCGATGAGCGTCGTCGCCATCGCGGGCGCGGAAACCGAAAGCGCCAGCACCGACGCTGCCGCAGCAAAACCAAGCCTAAAACGCATAGAACACCCCACTTGCCGCACAAACTTGCGAACAGAGCCCAGGACTCC
This genomic stretch from Phenylobacterium sp. LH3H17 harbors:
- a CDS encoding acetyl-CoA C-acetyltransferase, which encodes MGEAWIIDTARTPRGVGKVDKGGLANVHPQRILSTVLKALAERNGLNTADVDDVIAGCGTQSGKQGSCIARMAALDAGYSVEAPGMSLDRFCGSGLTAVNLAAMGVMSGAQDLVIAGGVESMSHGSTLKRQAGPTLDSLNTHLRAIHPQPHQGVCGDVVATLEGFTREDVDKLAVESQRRAAHALANGYFSKSLIPVYNDDGSLALDNEEYPRPQTTLEGLGQLKAAFAALYDMPLDEEGLSFRRLVEATYPDLKINHVHHAGNSSGVVDGAGAVVIASPDYARAHGLKPRARIVSIATAGDSPELMLNAPGPAARKALRKAGMSMKDIQLVEINEAFAVVPLKFMRDLDVNPDIVNVNGGAIALGHPIGATGAMILGTLLDEMERRDLTVGMATLCAAGGMAPAAIIERI
- a CDS encoding dodecin family protein: MSVYRVTEIIGTSETGWEDAAKQALAAAAGSLRELRVAEVTKLDITLGADGKIESFRTKLSVSFKYDPS
- a CDS encoding alpha/beta fold hydrolase, encoding MELKTVQTRHVPVRYLEGGSGPDLVFLHGAGGVTAEDPFLNALAQTHHVYAPLVPGYGDSEECPEIRDMLDFTLHGWDVVEALGLKDPILVGHSMGGMIAAEMAALAPHDVSRLALICPAGLWDDDHPVADLFSLMPYEMPQMLFHDAEAGAAMLTAGRNVEDPNFLQTYLVTNARQLGMAGRILFPIPERGLAQRLYRIKARTVVVWGDSDRLVPPFYAHGFKKGIAGAELVSIPEAGHMVILEKTGAVVEAVNRLG
- a CDS encoding cytochrome c5 family protein, translated to MKHLALLALAGLILCACGAKEGPPADPASLAPTDARLAGLYEGSCKACHVNPQSGAPLIHDAKAWAPRWKQGEDVLRDHVIQGFKAMPAGGQCAACTPDDFQALTRFMAGKS
- a CDS encoding D-arabinono-1,4-lactone oxidase translates to MISRRAALAAGAAGVVGVGAGGTYLATRDKPEPPSPPSLDADNRLLWRNWSGIEHAYPAARLAPTSEAEVAQALRTAVGPVRAVGAGHSFTALVPTSGSLMTLDGLAGVERWEGDEAVVWAGTRLGALGPALAERGRAMANLPDINKQSLGGCLGTATHGTGKALKAIHGDVTALRLATVSGDVLDCDANQNADVFQAAKVSLGALGVITQARLATTSNRRLHRRVWIEPLEAMVEAAEARWDKHRNFEFYAVPFTDLAAGISHDETDAAATVRAASTDDAFLEVLKQLRNLTRFSTPMRKAAAKALLGSAEPEEAIDEGWKLLSTERPVRFNEMEFHLPVATHMAALKEVVAAIETHRRDVFFPIEVRRIAADEAWLSPFQGGPRGSIAVHCHYKDEYDFLFSLIQPILRKHGGRPHWGKLHSLKATDLAALYPNWTDFLEVRRRLDPEGRLLNPYLKGLFGV